One window of Cryptobacterium curtum DSM 15641 genomic DNA carries:
- a CDS encoding Stp1/IreP family PP2C-type Ser/Thr phosphatase, giving the protein MSGRPSARSRRAFTALFGSRTDIGCVREHNEDSLVVAPPLFAVADGMGGHAAGEVASEIAVRSLAHDAPHEADTEALGTAVVTANHAVIEAARQKGRSGMGTTLTAAVLDGERLALAQVGDSRAYLLHNGRLQQLTRDHSLMADMIEAGELTAEEARVHPQRSVITRALGSDPGMQPDLYEINVAAHDRLLLCSDGLTTMLEDKQIERILNRTHDPQRCASILVNEAIGAGGYDNVTVVVVDIEGNASARVRKARQRGRLWGVFIVAALIATILGVCFGVYSYAQGTAYLTAQDGKVAVYAGAPGTVLGHELSHLDHVTDISVDDLQPGVAARLKDGVIRTDSLDAANKLVDEYQSDIASSSKFSTSSSNTQSETEAEKEALSEREVLSSAAQNATNGSTAADSDASPSSAEASTEVSTSASATSVSFTGSSPNNSQASHAHSTQQQGGAAL; this is encoded by the coding sequence ATGTCCGGACGTCCAAGCGCACGAAGCCGGCGAGCATTCACCGCGCTGTTTGGTAGCCGCACTGATATCGGTTGTGTGCGCGAACACAATGAAGATAGTCTTGTGGTAGCTCCTCCCCTGTTTGCCGTTGCAGACGGCATGGGCGGACATGCTGCCGGTGAAGTAGCCAGCGAAATAGCTGTTCGATCGCTTGCTCATGACGCTCCACACGAAGCTGATACTGAAGCGCTCGGGACTGCTGTTGTCACCGCTAATCATGCTGTTATTGAAGCTGCGCGCCAAAAAGGGCGCTCCGGCATGGGGACAACCCTCACTGCTGCGGTGCTTGATGGTGAGCGCCTCGCATTAGCCCAGGTAGGTGATAGTCGCGCTTACCTGCTTCATAATGGGCGTCTCCAACAACTGACCCGTGATCACAGCCTGATGGCCGACATGATCGAAGCAGGCGAATTAACCGCTGAAGAAGCGCGTGTACATCCGCAACGATCGGTAATTACCCGCGCCCTTGGTAGTGATCCCGGCATGCAACCTGACCTTTACGAGATCAACGTGGCTGCTCACGATCGCCTGCTACTTTGCTCAGATGGCCTGACTACCATGCTCGAAGATAAACAGATCGAGCGTATTCTTAATCGCACACACGACCCACAACGCTGTGCAAGCATCCTGGTTAATGAAGCAATTGGCGCCGGTGGCTACGATAATGTCACGGTAGTCGTAGTTGATATCGAGGGAAATGCGAGCGCTCGCGTGCGCAAAGCGCGCCAACGGGGACGACTTTGGGGTGTGTTTATCGTAGCCGCCCTGATCGCCACAATCCTTGGTGTCTGCTTCGGTGTGTATTCATATGCGCAGGGCACCGCCTACCTTACCGCGCAAGATGGCAAGGTGGCTGTATATGCCGGTGCTCCTGGCACGGTGCTCGGACACGAGCTTTCTCACTTGGATCACGTCACCGACATATCCGTCGATGACCTCCAACCAGGTGTGGCAGCTCGCCTGAAAGATGGCGTTATCCGCACCGATAGCCTTGATGCCGCCAACAAGCTTGTTGATGAATATCAAAGCGATATTGCCTCTTCAAGCAAATTTTCGACTTCGTCATCGAACACGCAGAGTGAAACCGAAGCAGAAAAGGAAGCGCTGAGTGAACGCGAAGTGCTCTCAAGTGCCGCTCAGAATGCAACAAACGGCAGCACTGCAGCCGATTCTGATGCGTCGCCGTCTTCAGCTGAAGCGTCCACTGAAGTATCAACGAGCGCTTCGGCAACCAGTGTTTCTTTTACCGGCAGCTCTCCTAACAACTCTCAAGCATCACATGCTCATAGCACTCAACAGCAAGGGGGTGCAGCCCTATGA
- a CDS encoding FHA domain-containing protein, whose amino-acid sequence MAIDVTLLIARLLFVALLYLFLFAIMKTGIGLVRGQRRREKSWTIAVEKGPKELRGVQIAVHGPVIVGRNPGADIVIGASYVSGRHARFTLMGQNLFIEDLGSTNGTYVNGQRIREAIALRNKDVVTIGDVAIRVRFV is encoded by the coding sequence GTGGCAATAGATGTAACTCTGCTGATTGCACGACTTCTCTTCGTAGCTTTGCTGTATCTATTCCTGTTTGCCATTATGAAAACAGGCATCGGACTTGTTCGTGGTCAGCGGCGCCGCGAAAAGTCATGGACTATTGCGGTTGAGAAAGGTCCCAAAGAACTGCGGGGTGTGCAAATAGCTGTGCATGGCCCGGTTATTGTTGGACGCAATCCTGGTGCAGACATCGTTATTGGTGCCAGCTACGTATCGGGACGTCATGCACGTTTTACCCTGATGGGGCAAAACCTTTTTATCGAAGACCTCGGATCAACCAACGGCACATATGTAAATGGACAGCGCATTCGCGAAGCAATCGCTCTGCGCAATAAGGACGTTGTCACCATTGGTGATGTCGCCATCCGCGTGAGGTTTGTGTAA
- a CDS encoding FhaA domain-containing protein, whose product MGIFSRLERGMENGLEGAADRMFDAPISPVQISKKAERAMKREKMVGAGRQYAPTLYTILVNPDDDQRLFGYYPTLAGETETYLAAKAAESGLSMDGTPLVRFIVDEELKHGKFDVIAEMVSAPIVAQLRQEEMARYGLAPQPVPQQRAQNNRGSVASAYAPAAAYPSTAGAVRPQSYPQTYPQTHAQNAHAMASNSTAAPATPAASATPVTIPNAAGMASAGMAEQNATPEATPVSTQASQAPQAKPPLPYVPEEEIDRSIDYGEYTFNSQDFESYEQSAQAIPPVEQPTAQPSTPPAGGSFAAGVSAPAAAITVARLIDNATLRAWTLHSSRMIVGRSSASDIVIDDINASRSHAELRCDTQGQWLITDLGSTNGTFVNGQRITTRPLMEGDRIAIGTTDLMFSLH is encoded by the coding sequence ATGGGCATTTTCTCGCGATTGGAAAGAGGTATGGAAAACGGCCTCGAAGGCGCGGCTGACCGTATGTTCGATGCCCCCATATCACCGGTGCAGATCTCCAAAAAGGCGGAGCGCGCCATGAAGCGTGAAAAAATGGTGGGTGCGGGCAGACAATACGCCCCCACGCTCTATACCATTCTTGTTAACCCCGATGATGATCAGCGCTTATTTGGTTATTATCCCACGTTGGCCGGCGAAACAGAAACATATTTAGCGGCCAAGGCTGCTGAATCAGGGTTGTCGATGGATGGCACACCACTCGTGCGGTTTATCGTCGATGAAGAACTGAAGCATGGCAAATTTGATGTTATTGCCGAAATGGTTTCAGCACCCATTGTTGCGCAACTGCGCCAGGAAGAAATGGCTCGCTATGGCCTTGCTCCCCAACCAGTGCCACAGCAGCGTGCGCAAAATAATCGCGGCAGTGTCGCATCCGCCTATGCACCAGCCGCTGCTTATCCATCAACGGCTGGTGCCGTTCGTCCACAAAGTTATCCGCAGACATATCCGCAAACTCACGCGCAAAATGCCCATGCCATGGCGTCCAACAGCACGGCAGCACCAGCAACCCCAGCTGCTTCAGCCACCCCTGTCACTATTCCAAATGCGGCTGGTATGGCCTCAGCAGGGATGGCCGAACAAAATGCCACTCCTGAAGCAACACCGGTCTCTACACAGGCTTCGCAAGCCCCGCAGGCGAAACCTCCTCTTCCCTATGTACCAGAAGAAGAAATCGATCGTTCAATCGATTATGGCGAATATACTTTTAACAGCCAGGACTTTGAAAGCTACGAGCAGTCGGCTCAGGCCATTCCACCCGTAGAGCAACCCACCGCACAACCATCGACCCCACCAGCTGGCGGTTCGTTCGCGGCCGGTGTGTCAGCCCCTGCCGCTGCTATTACCGTTGCACGCCTGATCGACAATGCAACCCTGCGTGCGTGGACGCTGCATTCATCGCGCATGATTGTTGGTCGGAGCAGTGCAAGCGACATTGTTATTGATGACATCAACGCAAGCCGCAGTCATGCCGAACTGCGCTGCGATACACAGGGCCAGTGGCTGATTACCGACCTTGGATCAACTAATGGCACCTTTGTAAACGGACAACGCATCACAACTCGTCCCCTTATGGAGGGGGACCGCATCGCGATCGGCACCACCGATCTGATGTTCAGTCTGCACTAA
- a CDS encoding ABC transporter permease, with the protein MYAKLAFGNVRKSLRDFGIYFITLVFGVCIFYAFNSLEGQSGLLEITESQEEIMKLLGIVITGVSVFIAVVLGFLMVYANQFLIRRRKREFGIYQVLGMDRSKVTRIIVFETFIVGLAALVVGLAVGVLLSQVLLYVTASLFSAPVKGFQLSFSGAACLLTIICFGIIFLITLIFNIVSVSRYKLITLLNANRTNQAVKVRSLPLCVVLFIVALTLIGAAYWILVRSGFSQITMPEFAASTALVIVGTFLFFFSLSGFLLQAVKRNQRIYFSGLNMFTLRQLNSKVNSAFFSISIVCLTLFLAITSTCTGFAMTSAINGNLAKANPYDASLSTFFSSFLGRDGTDPQPDYYAAEADDVNMETALKSRIPNWDNLVADSAQLNQYRTEVTLGTLAQNAGVTLPDYLSNLSDYPLPVIGQSQFNQTMALQGHEGVDLQGSEYLLWSNVEKMQSFFTPVIDAAPSIEVNGTNLSLTTQQDSLCTAAETNSPLPSLYAALVVPDDVLPGQESLYLITLNVRYTAQTDQVEADFKAAIQQAHSAVAAEEGLEDSQVYWPFLILITAQDNADQILGLNAVISYLAIYIGFVLLIACAAILALQQLSEAADNQERYAVLQRLGCEKTMAQRALLAQMGVYFLFPLVLGICHSVVAVSALVDVIGTLGHLDIIKPLIGTATFALVIYGGYFLVTYLMARNIVLSRKANRS; encoded by the coding sequence ATGTACGCTAAGCTCGCCTTTGGAAACGTCCGCAAAAGTCTGCGTGATTTCGGCATTTACTTTATTACGCTCGTTTTTGGCGTCTGTATCTTCTATGCATTTAACTCACTTGAAGGGCAAAGCGGTCTTCTTGAGATTACTGAATCGCAAGAAGAAATTATGAAACTACTTGGCATAGTTATCACAGGCGTTTCAGTATTTATTGCCGTCGTGCTCGGCTTTCTTATGGTGTATGCCAATCAGTTTCTTATCCGCCGACGTAAGCGTGAATTCGGAATCTACCAGGTCCTAGGCATGGACCGCAGCAAAGTTACCCGCATTATTGTTTTCGAGACATTCATTGTGGGATTGGCAGCACTTGTTGTAGGACTCGCTGTTGGCGTCCTTCTTTCCCAGGTTCTCTTGTATGTAACGGCATCCCTGTTCTCAGCTCCCGTGAAGGGATTTCAGCTTTCTTTCTCAGGTGCAGCTTGCCTACTCACCATTATCTGTTTTGGTATTATCTTTTTAATTACTCTTATCTTTAATATAGTGTCGGTATCACGCTACAAACTTATTACTCTTTTAAATGCCAACCGCACGAACCAGGCAGTAAAAGTACGTAGTCTACCTCTGTGTGTAGTCTTATTTATCGTGGCATTAACACTGATAGGGGCCGCTTACTGGATTCTTGTACGAAGCGGATTTAGTCAAATTACTATGCCGGAGTTTGCTGCATCAACTGCACTGGTAATTGTTGGTACATTCCTGTTCTTCTTTTCCTTATCAGGATTTCTGCTACAGGCAGTTAAGCGCAACCAGCGGATTTACTTCTCCGGTCTTAATATGTTCACACTTCGTCAGCTCAATAGTAAAGTGAACAGCGCTTTCTTTTCCATTTCCATCGTATGCCTCACGCTGTTTTTAGCTATTACATCCACTTGTACAGGCTTTGCCATGACAAGCGCCATTAATGGTAACTTGGCAAAAGCCAATCCATATGACGCATCCCTTTCAACCTTTTTTTCGAGTTTCTTGGGACGCGATGGCACAGATCCCCAGCCTGACTACTATGCTGCCGAAGCCGATGATGTCAATATGGAAACCGCCCTCAAAAGTCGTATACCGAATTGGGATAACCTTGTCGCAGATTCTGCTCAACTCAATCAGTATCGCACAGAAGTAACATTAGGTACTCTTGCACAGAATGCAGGGGTTACTCTGCCAGATTATCTATCCAATCTTTCCGATTATCCCCTTCCTGTTATCGGGCAGTCGCAGTTCAACCAAACCATGGCCTTGCAAGGACATGAAGGTGTCGATCTTCAGGGAAGCGAATATTTACTCTGGAGCAATGTAGAAAAAATGCAGAGCTTCTTCACGCCTGTTATAGATGCCGCGCCCTCTATAGAAGTAAATGGCACAAACCTTTCTTTAACAACGCAGCAAGATAGTCTCTGTACCGCTGCTGAAACCAATTCGCCCCTGCCGTCACTGTATGCAGCACTTGTGGTACCAGACGATGTACTGCCCGGCCAGGAAAGTCTGTACCTTATAACGCTTAACGTACGCTATACTGCCCAAACCGACCAGGTAGAGGCCGATTTTAAAGCTGCTATACAGCAAGCGCACAGCGCAGTCGCCGCTGAAGAAGGCTTAGAAGACTCTCAGGTTTATTGGCCATTTTTGATACTGATTACCGCCCAAGATAATGCTGATCAAATTTTGGGGCTTAACGCAGTTATTTCGTACTTAGCTATTTACATTGGTTTCGTACTTCTTATCGCCTGCGCAGCCATTCTTGCCCTCCAGCAACTTTCTGAAGCTGCTGACAATCAAGAACGCTACGCCGTACTGCAGCGACTCGGCTGCGAAAAGACTATGGCACAGCGTGCGCTGCTTGCGCAGATGGGTGTGTATTTCCTTTTCCCGCTCGTGCTAGGTATCTGTCACTCTGTTGTGGCCGTCTCAGCTCTTGTTGATGTCATTGGAACATTAGGACATCTAGATATCATCAAACCGCTCATCGGTACGGCTACATTCGCGCTAGTCATCTATGGAGGGTACTTCTTGGTCACCTATCTTATGGCACGCAACATTGTACTGTCACGCAAAGCAAATCGCTCGTAA
- a CDS encoding ABC transporter ATP-binding protein, whose translation MNHVLECRGIEKYYGNREAVTRALDGISFTVEAGEFIGIMGPSGSGKTTLLNCIATIDRVTAGNILVNGQDSTVLNARQVARFRREKLGFIFQDASLLDTLTARENIALALTIARVPAAQIGPRVEAVAMRLSIADILDKFPYQISGGQKQRVAAARAIVSNPALVLADEPTGALDSKNARMMLESLEMLNTDLSTTILMVTHDSLAASYTHRVLFIKDGKLFNQIVRGNDTRKQFFDKIMDVVTFLGGDGADVR comes from the coding sequence ATGAATCATGTATTAGAGTGCCGCGGCATCGAAAAGTATTACGGAAATCGCGAAGCGGTAACCCGCGCCCTTGATGGTATTAGCTTCACCGTCGAGGCAGGTGAATTTATTGGCATCATGGGGCCAAGCGGATCGGGTAAAACAACCCTCCTCAATTGCATCGCAACAATCGATCGCGTAACCGCTGGCAACATCCTAGTCAATGGCCAGGACAGCACTGTTTTGAATGCCCGTCAGGTTGCACGCTTCCGCCGTGAAAAACTCGGTTTTATCTTTCAGGATGCAAGCTTGCTCGACACCCTTACCGCGCGCGAAAACATTGCGCTTGCACTCACAATTGCTCGCGTTCCAGCCGCCCAGATTGGCCCACGTGTCGAAGCAGTAGCGATGCGGCTTTCTATCGCCGATATCCTCGATAAATTTCCCTATCAAATTTCCGGTGGGCAAAAGCAGCGCGTAGCTGCCGCACGCGCCATCGTTTCTAATCCAGCTTTGGTGCTCGCCGACGAACCGACCGGCGCACTTGATTCCAAAAATGCGCGCATGATGCTCGAAAGCCTTGAAATGCTCAATACCGATCTTTCCACCACCATCCTGATGGTGACGCACGATTCTCTAGCCGCCAGCTACACACACCGCGTGCTGTTTATCAAGGATGGAAAGCTATTTAACCAGATCGTTCGTGGCAATGATACCCGCAAACAATTCTTCGATAAGATCATGGATGTTGTAACGTTTTTAGGTGGTGACGGTGCTGATGTACGCTAA
- a CDS encoding sensor histidine kinase: protein MTFFAYLRDHFACIVILGVALVFDALMLSALGIASTVIIVSVVVVLFALFIALGINWIRKRTFYRDLTAVVNNFDKSYLIAEVVEEPTFAEGRIMHEALRVAGKAMNDRIASYRQQSEDYRDFIELWIHEVKTPLSAAHVIAANTPSESTEAMDAEINRIENYVEQALFYARSTALEQDYVIRPLCLNDVVHQAVKRNSRALIAAGIALQLEGLDTTVYSDTKWLVFIIGQILANCAKYAKPSGGIVRISAGRDSERLDAFYTVLSIQDTGIGIPAADVPRVFDKGFTGANGRHHAKSTGIGLYLCRELCQQMGLALSLTSKEGQGTCINISFPEETMHFRSKSEHD, encoded by the coding sequence ATGACCTTTTTCGCGTATTTGAGAGACCATTTTGCCTGTATTGTCATTCTGGGAGTAGCGCTCGTCTTTGATGCGCTGATGCTTTCTGCGCTCGGTATTGCAAGCACCGTTATTATTGTTTCTGTGGTCGTTGTCCTGTTTGCGCTATTCATTGCATTAGGAATCAACTGGATACGCAAGCGCACGTTCTATCGCGATCTTACTGCTGTAGTCAATAACTTCGACAAGTCCTACCTGATTGCCGAGGTTGTCGAAGAACCTACGTTTGCCGAAGGACGCATTATGCATGAAGCACTACGCGTAGCAGGCAAAGCAATGAATGATCGTATTGCTTCCTATCGACAGCAGTCTGAAGACTATCGCGACTTTATTGAACTGTGGATACACGAAGTAAAAACTCCTCTATCCGCAGCACATGTTATTGCTGCCAATACACCAAGCGAATCAACTGAAGCGATGGACGCCGAAATCAACCGCATAGAAAACTACGTCGAACAGGCACTCTTCTACGCACGAAGTACCGCACTTGAGCAGGATTACGTTATCCGGCCACTCTGCTTGAACGATGTCGTGCATCAAGCAGTCAAACGAAATTCGCGGGCTCTTATTGCGGCGGGCATTGCATTGCAGCTAGAAGGTCTCGATACCACGGTATATAGCGATACGAAATGGCTTGTCTTTATTATCGGACAAATACTAGCAAACTGCGCGAAGTACGCAAAACCATCGGGGGGAATAGTACGAATATCTGCTGGTCGCGACAGTGAAAGACTTGATGCTTTTTATACGGTGCTTAGTATTCAAGACACTGGTATCGGTATACCAGCTGCCGATGTACCCCGCGTTTTCGACAAGGGTTTCACTGGCGCTAACGGACGACATCATGCCAAATCAACGGGTATTGGTCTCTACCTGTGTCGTGAACTCTGCCAGCAAATGGGCCTAGCATTATCTCTTACCTCCAAAGAAGGGCAAGGTACCTGTATAAACATATCCTTTCCTGAAGAAACTATGCATTTTCGCAGCAAAAGCGAGCACGACTAA
- a CDS encoding response regulator transcription factor, which produces MEQKENNIYIVEDDRTMRENLRTLLEHNGYIVQVLEDFSAPVESILAASANLILLDLNLPHADGRFICREIRRESNIPIIVVTGDDSDLDELICLNFGADDFIAKPYNPQVLLAHVASVLKRTASSVATPAHHTVGGVSLDAECCRVSFAGKQADLTKNELRILSLLMRNAGKIVPRERIQEELWNSDEFIDDNTLTVNVSHLRHTLSTIGADDFIRTKRGIGYSFEVAPSESSKSSYSTELSQLSHADETGCQAMDYKSPQSGCSHLDAS; this is translated from the coding sequence ATGGAACAAAAAGAAAACAATATTTATATTGTCGAAGATGACCGCACAATGCGCGAGAACCTGCGCACGCTGCTTGAACACAATGGCTATATCGTCCAGGTACTTGAAGACTTCAGTGCACCCGTTGAATCTATTCTTGCAGCGTCTGCTAATCTCATTCTGCTCGATCTGAATTTACCGCATGCTGACGGTCGCTTTATTTGCCGTGAAATTCGCCGTGAAAGCAACATTCCAATTATCGTAGTAACCGGTGACGACAGCGATCTCGATGAACTGATCTGTCTCAACTTTGGCGCCGATGATTTCATCGCAAAGCCCTATAACCCTCAGGTGCTCTTAGCACATGTAGCTTCGGTGCTTAAGCGAACCGCTTCATCGGTTGCAACGCCCGCACACCATACTGTCGGTGGCGTTTCGCTTGATGCTGAATGCTGCCGCGTCTCTTTCGCCGGCAAACAAGCCGATCTCACAAAAAATGAACTCCGTATTCTTTCATTGCTTATGCGCAACGCAGGCAAAATTGTGCCACGCGAGCGCATTCAAGAAGAACTTTGGAATTCGGACGAGTTCATTGATGACAACACCTTAACAGTCAACGTAAGCCACCTCCGTCATACCCTGTCTACCATCGGTGCCGATGATTTCATCCGCACAAAGCGCGGCATCGGGTACAGTTTTGAGGTTGCACCATCCGAGTCATCCAAATCATCCTATTCAACTGAGTTATCTCAGTTATCCCATGCGGATGAAACTGGATGCCAAGCAATGGATTATAAAAGCCCGCAATCAGGATGCTCTCATCTGGATGCATCGTAA
- a CDS encoding phosphoglycerate dehydrogenase, with translation MHRMYCLNTIAEKGFSLLPDTYELVQSINDAEALLIQDALLDTTPLPNGLLAIGCAGAKIAPALLDECTKRGIAVFDTPRANANAVKELALCAMLLSSRNILEGAAWCREHAQSPTLTQDANAVKDCFMGHEIAGRNVGVIGLGAVGGQLVRSAVALGMNVYGYDPYVARTSADAQAGIHRVTDLEELCAVCDYLVVRVPASTATQSLIGEAEIAAMKPGATLINLSACEVIDTAALADALEAQHIKCYFTDFPTQEALALPHTIVLPHLGDSTVEAQESCACAAVREVVSYIDEGSIENSLNFPAVQAPVLPEGAGRIALLHTNRPNMVGQITAALAEAGANISHLMNASRNEAAYTLIDTDESVGKVPLDQLRAIEGVWRLRTIR, from the coding sequence ATGCACCGCATGTACTGTCTCAATACGATCGCCGAAAAAGGATTTTCTTTACTGCCTGACACCTACGAACTTGTACAGAGCATCAATGACGCCGAAGCACTACTCATTCAGGATGCTCTGCTTGATACGACACCGCTTCCCAACGGACTGCTTGCTATCGGCTGCGCAGGAGCGAAGATTGCACCCGCATTACTCGATGAATGCACCAAGCGCGGCATCGCCGTGTTTGACACACCGCGAGCAAACGCCAATGCAGTCAAGGAACTTGCTCTGTGTGCAATGTTGTTGAGCAGCCGCAACATCCTTGAAGGTGCTGCCTGGTGCCGCGAGCACGCTCAATCCCCAACGCTTACGCAAGATGCCAACGCCGTCAAAGATTGTTTTATGGGACATGAAATAGCCGGTCGTAACGTAGGAGTTATTGGGCTCGGCGCAGTGGGCGGACAATTGGTGCGCTCAGCGGTTGCGCTGGGAATGAATGTCTATGGCTACGATCCGTATGTCGCGCGGACCAGCGCCGATGCACAGGCAGGCATTCACCGTGTGACCGATCTTGAAGAGCTATGCGCAGTATGTGATTACCTCGTTGTACGGGTGCCTGCATCTACCGCCACCCAATCGCTTATTGGCGAAGCGGAAATCGCTGCAATGAAGCCGGGGGCAACTCTTATCAATTTAAGCGCCTGTGAAGTAATTGACACCGCAGCGCTCGCGGATGCCCTTGAAGCACAACACATCAAGTGCTACTTCACTGACTTCCCTACCCAAGAAGCACTCGCGCTACCGCACACCATTGTGCTTCCGCATTTGGGTGATTCCACCGTGGAAGCACAGGAGAGTTGCGCGTGCGCAGCCGTTCGGGAAGTTGTTTCCTACATCGACGAAGGCTCCATTGAAAATTCCCTTAACTTTCCCGCAGTTCAGGCACCTGTACTACCCGAAGGGGCCGGTCGTATTGCACTGCTTCATACAAATAGACCCAACATGGTGGGTCAGATAACCGCCGCACTTGCCGAAGCAGGAGCAAACATTTCTCACCTTATGAACGCATCTCGCAACGAAGCAGCTTACACACTCATTGATACCGACGAGTCCGTGGGTAAAGTGCCCCTTGATCAACTGCGTGCCATAGAGGGTGTCTGGCGGCTACGCACTATTCGTTAA
- a CDS encoding bifunctional serine/threonine protein kinase/MFS transporter has translation MADELILGRYRPIGEAGRGGFGTVVVAWDTRIKRRVAVKTMPVDTSSGEMAEIPGLEEARTAAMLSDACIVGVLDFEVQDDTAYLIMEYVEGITLARLLSECDNLVTADMVATVLADVSHALEVAHDNAVLHLDVKPDNILIDHRGRIKVTDFGLAELSSAVGFSDASGGTIGYMPLEQMARESLDERCDEWALASVIYEMIAGENPFLAHDLAGARKAIDKAEMVLPSLCLEGVGEEADNALFQALDPDKDERFEDVRVFAENLQHGLGDVRVGREELAAAVLQVMDDTGEASVVSQKLVQRARSIDLEMDQFLLRIIGAVSCGIMVWIAVPQIAWIPAGSTPWEALAAFAVGILAALLPPAGMPVVLALLATAFASQGVYVATVALVGLGGFWFWRVGRFGLTEAAAIPCSVLAALAGIPAAVPIISGYLLNVRDAVLSTICAWLVLFLLGSYSFPSAVYWVLRPVFAVASDPIAVLVMGLARPTTWIVLVAWVAASALIAVLCRRRKRVRAVLGMAASALVLCAACAISVALEQAGAVWTPDAIEIARIVIPIAGGMALAAWKVPPRAEYVDPDEVWDPEVEEA, from the coding sequence GTGGCCGACGAGTTAATCCTCGGTCGTTACCGCCCTATAGGCGAAGCGGGACGTGGCGGTTTTGGCACGGTCGTGGTGGCGTGGGATACGCGCATCAAACGTCGTGTGGCGGTTAAGACTATGCCGGTCGATACCTCTTCAGGGGAGATGGCAGAAATTCCGGGTCTCGAAGAGGCACGCACCGCTGCTATGCTTTCCGACGCGTGTATTGTGGGCGTACTCGATTTTGAAGTTCAGGACGATACTGCCTATTTGATCATGGAGTATGTCGAGGGCATCACCTTGGCGCGCCTTTTATCTGAATGCGACAACCTGGTGACTGCTGACATGGTTGCAACGGTGCTTGCCGATGTATCGCATGCTCTTGAGGTGGCTCACGACAATGCAGTGCTTCACCTTGATGTGAAGCCTGACAATATACTGATCGATCACCGAGGACGAATTAAAGTAACTGATTTTGGTTTGGCGGAGCTTTCGAGTGCTGTTGGGTTTTCTGATGCGTCGGGAGGAACAATTGGCTATATGCCGCTCGAACAGATGGCGCGCGAGTCGCTCGACGAGCGCTGCGATGAATGGGCGCTTGCTTCGGTGATCTACGAGATGATTGCGGGAGAAAACCCCTTTCTTGCCCACGATCTAGCAGGTGCACGTAAGGCAATTGATAAGGCTGAAATGGTTTTACCGTCGCTCTGTTTGGAGGGGGTCGGCGAAGAAGCGGATAACGCGCTTTTTCAGGCGCTCGACCCTGACAAAGATGAGCGTTTCGAAGACGTGCGCGTATTCGCGGAAAACCTACAGCATGGCCTGGGCGATGTTCGTGTTGGGCGAGAAGAGTTGGCAGCTGCTGTTTTGCAGGTGATGGACGATACAGGCGAGGCTTCTGTCGTGTCGCAGAAGCTTGTCCAACGGGCACGTTCAATCGATCTTGAAATGGATCAGTTTCTCTTGCGTATTATTGGGGCAGTCTCCTGTGGGATTATGGTCTGGATTGCCGTACCGCAGATTGCTTGGATACCAGCAGGAAGTACTCCCTGGGAAGCGCTTGCCGCTTTCGCTGTTGGTATTCTTGCGGCACTTTTACCACCGGCTGGTATGCCCGTAGTATTGGCGCTTCTGGCGACTGCTTTTGCCTCGCAGGGGGTTTATGTTGCCACGGTAGCTCTTGTTGGGCTGGGCGGATTTTGGTTCTGGCGCGTTGGACGATTTGGTCTCACTGAAGCTGCGGCAATACCCTGCAGTGTCCTTGCTGCACTGGCGGGTATTCCCGCTGCTGTACCGATCATCAGCGGGTATCTGTTGAACGTACGTGATGCAGTTCTTTCCACAATCTGCGCCTGGCTTGTTCTGTTTTTGCTGGGTAGTTATAGCTTTCCGAGTGCTGTGTATTGGGTACTGCGACCTGTTTTTGCTGTAGCGTCCGATCCTATCGCCGTTCTTGTCATGGGGCTTGCGCGGCCGACCACCTGGATTGTGCTGGTGGCTTGGGTGGCTGCATCAGCGCTGATAGCCGTTTTGTGTCGCCGGCGTAAACGAGTAAGAGCAGTACTCGGCATGGCGGCTTCGGCACTGGTGCTGTGTGCTGCTTGTGCAATAAGCGTTGCTCTCGAGCAGGCGGGCGCCGTATGGACTCCGGATGCAATCGAAATCGCACGAATTGTGATACCGATTGCTGGCGGTATGGCGCTTGCAGCCTGGAAGGTTCCGCCGCGCGCGGAATATGTGGACCCTGACGAAGTATGGGATCCTGAAGTAGAAGAAGCGTAA